From the Gemmatimonadota bacterium genome, the window ATCCGACCGGAACATCTCGGACTGGAGGGTCCCCCCTCGGGACCGGCACGTCTCACGTCCATGGCGCAGGCCGAGCGTACCCACGTGGCGGGAGTCCTGCACGCCACGGGCGGCCACAAGTCACGGGCCGCCGGGATTCTCGAGATCTCACGCTCGCGACTCGACCGTCTAATCGAAAAGCACGGCTTGGCCGACCTCATCGACAAGACACGCCACCAGACCGACGAATCCTGAACGGTGCGCTGGACGATCTCATTTCGGACCAGGATCCTGCTCGTTGTCGTGGCGGTGGCAGTCGTACCCCTCGGGCTCATCGGTCTGTGGCTCACCGGAACGGCGAGACGTTCGGGGGAGGAGTTGCTGCTGACGCGGATGAGCGACGTACTCGACGAAACCGCGACTCAGCTGCGTTCCCATTGGACCCGCAGTCGTTCGCAACTTCTCGACCTCGCCGATCACCCAGTCGTCAGGCGGTCGCTCGAACCCTCTACCTCGAGCGATGATGGGCCGTCGGCCGAGTTCACACGGCTCGTCGACTCTGTTATCGCAAGCGAGTTTCCGAGTCTGGGGGGCGAACTCATCATCGCCCGGGCCGTGTCGACCAGCGGAGAAGTACGGTGGACTTTCCCAGCGGGGTTCGATCCGCGCAACCGGAACCGGTCCGGCGTCGCGGTGTCAGCCGCGGTTCACGAATCGGTGTTCGGGAATAGACTCGGGACCATTGAGGCACGCATCGAGACGAGTGCGCTTTGGGGCGAATTGGGACCGAGCGCCGGAACGGGCATAGTGGTCGGTATGTTCGACGGCGCCACCGGGGCGTCACTGCTCCCGCTTCTCTTCGATCCCTTGCTGCTTGGCAACAGCGGATTCGTCTGGGGCGGCGAGGACTGGCTCACTCACCGAATGCGCCTCGCAAATCCATCCGTCGAATTGGTGGCGGCGGCGCCCCTCACACCATTCGTCGAGCCTTTCCAGGCGGCCGCCAGCCGAGGCGCCGGCTTGTTGTTGATCGTCGCGGTGGCCGGACTGGCTCTGGCGGCATTGCTGGTCCGTCGTATGACCCAGTCCCTGGAACGGCTGGCCCACGCGGCCGACGCCGTCTCCCGTGGTGATCTCGAGCAGCAGCTCGCGCACGAACGTGATGACGAAGTCGGGCGTGTCGTGCGGGCTTTCAACACCATGACCGAGAGCCTGAGACGCACGCTCAAGAAACTCGCCGACCGAGAAGCGCTGGCGGCCGTGGGTGAGTTCGCCGCGACCCTGGCCCACGAGGTTCGGAATCCCCTGACGGCTATCCGCATAGATCTGCAGCGTGTCGAGGAGGGGCTTCCCGAGGATTCTCCGCTTCGAGCACCCCAGGGTCGAGCCCTCGAGGAGATCGAGCGCCTCGATGCGACCGTCGGAGCCGCGCTCGACGTCGCCCGGACGGAGTCGGTCGACACCGCAACCGTAGATGTCCTGGTTTCACTCACGGCAGCCATACACGCCTCGACGCCGGCATTCGAAGAGCGTGGCGGCGTTTTGCACGAACCCAGTCAGAGCGGGCCGATCCACATCAAAGGAGACCTCGGCGCGCTCGAGCAACTCTTTCTCAACCTGCTGCTCAACGCTGCCCAGGCGCTCGATTCGGGCGGCGGCGCGCGCGTCACGATCGCGCTCGAGGAAGGCACGGTAGTGGTCACCATTCGGGACGATGGGCGAGGCATGACACCCGCTCGGCTGGAGCGTGTGTTCGAGCCCCTCTTCACCACTCGTGCCGGGGGCACGGGCCTCGGGCTCACCATCGCACTGCGGATCGCGTCGGCCCACGGGGGAAGCATCCGGCTGACCAGCGAGCCGGACCGAGGCACCACTGTCGAGGTACGCCTTCCGCTCCTTGCCCTGTAGCGGTCAGCGACGGGATTGTAGCGAGTCGCTACAAACTGGCACTAGACCTCGATCGTTCGCGATGCCGTAACCACCCACGGCGGGTGGAGTTGTGAGTTCGAGTCCTCCGCGGCACACGGCTTGTAAAGGAACGGGCGATACGCCGACATACTGGAGCAAACCATGACCAGAATCACCCCGTACCTCGCCCTCGCCCTCCTCGGATTGACCGGCTGCAATACGGGCTCTGTGCAGGACGCGTCAGCGCAACAAATTCCCTCGACCCTGAGGAGCGACTCCGACCTGCGACCCGCGGGCGGCCCGCAGCAGGCGTACGAG encodes:
- a CDS encoding HAMP domain-containing protein; amino-acid sequence: MRWTISFRTRILLVVVAVAVVPLGLIGLWLTGTARRSGEELLLTRMSDVLDETATQLRSHWTRSRSQLLDLADHPVVRRSLEPSTSSDDGPSAEFTRLVDSVIASEFPSLGGELIIARAVSTSGEVRWTFPAGFDPRNRNRSGVAVSAAVHESVFGNRLGTIEARIETSALWGELGPSAGTGIVVGMFDGATGASLLPLLFDPLLLGNSGFVWGGEDWLTHRMRLANPSVELVAAAPLTPFVEPFQAAASRGAGLLLIVAVAGLALAALLVRRMTQSLERLAHAADAVSRGDLEQQLAHERDDEVGRVVRAFNTMTESLRRTLKKLADREALAAVGEFAATLAHEVRNPLTAIRIDLQRVEEGLPEDSPLRAPQGRALEEIERLDATVGAALDVARTESVDTATVDVLVSLTAAIHASTPAFEERGGVLHEPSQSGPIHIKGDLGALEQLFLNLLLNAAQALDSGGGARVTIALEEGTVVVTIRDDGRGMTPARLERVFEPLFTTRAGGTGLGLTIALRIASAHGGSIRLTSEPDRGTTVEVRLPLLAL